The Daucus carota subsp. sativus chromosome 2, DH1 v3.0, whole genome shotgun sequence genome includes a window with the following:
- the LOC108207198 gene encoding uncharacterized protein LOC108207198 produces MAQHWYSRLPLNSISCFADLSRAFIGQFVRSKTHAKSSASLMNLHQGKNKSLREYMNRFTKEALKVPDLDKKIAMIALQQGTTDDNFRRSLAKRAPDNMNDLQERAGKYIKAEESLRKSQNNQGPNTNFKKRGSDAEYNAENKYAKKDDDEKSPAKKKLGPRFTEYARLNAPRSQILMEIEKDESVRWLKPIRTDPEKQNKDLYCRFHKDTGHKTDDCWQLKDEIGFLIRRGRLSKFTKDGDKNHRDNDSRGRDNDDKRTQPRGPVINVISGGPTAAGTSSNSRKAYAREVMSIVGEPPKRAKIDYAMAFDNIDLEKVKFPHDDPLVITPVIGNSSVKRVLVDNGASVDILFYDAYEKMGYSDTQLTPSDMPIYGFNNGETKIEGMIQLPVTMGTEPRQATCMLNFLVVKASSTYNANLGRTGIHTFKAIPSTYHMKIKFPTRNGIGEELGDQKMARSCYVGALKSGGTGGQVLPIEDLDVREEEERRDKPAEDLIPIPLYIEEPEKVTYVGALLQEDLKQELVKFLRNNRDVFSWTAADMPGIDPLFMTHKLNVNPERKPIKQKKRNFVPERQEAIKQEVDKLLEAGFIEEIQFP; encoded by the coding sequence ATGGCTCAACAttggtatagtcgcctaccccTGAATTCTATTTCTTGTTTTGCTgacttgagcagggctttcatagggcAGTTTGTTCGAAGCAAAACGCACGCTAAGAGCTCTGCCTCTTTAATGAATCTACATCAAGGTAAGAACAAATCGCTCCGagagtatatgaatcgttttaccaaagaagccttgaaggtcccagacCTAGATAAAAAGAtagccatgattgcactccaGCAGGGTACCACTGATGACAACTTTCGTCGATCTTTAGCCAAGAGGGCGCCTGATAATATGAATGACTTGCAAGAGAGAGCTGGGAAGTATATTAAGGCGGAGGAAAGCCTAAGAAAATCCCAGAATAACCAAGGACCAAACACCAACTTCAAGAAACGTGGGAGCGACGCCGAGTATAACGCTGAGAACAAATATGccaagaaggatgatgatgagaagtcgcctgctaaaaagaagCTAGGACCGAGGTTCACAGAATATGCCAGGCTTAATGCCCCAAGAAGTCAAATCCTGATGGAGATCGAAAAGGATGAGAGTGTTCGATGGCTGAAGCCTATAAGGACCGACCCggagaaacaaaacaaagatttgtattgtcgattccacaaggacacaggacataagaccgatgattgctgGCAGCTGAAGGATGAAATCGGattcttgatccgaagaggcaGGTTGTCTAAATTTACCAAGGATGGAGACAAGAATCATCGAGACAATGACAGTcgtggaagagacaacgatGATAAAAGAACccagcctcgagggcctgtgaTTAACGTGATCTCCGGAGGACCTACGGCTGCAGGCACTTCTAGTAATTCAAGGAAAGCTTATGCAAGAGAAGTGATGAGCATAGTTGGAGAACCTCCGAAGCGGGCTAAAATTGATTATGCTATGGCATTTGATAACATTGACCTTGAGAAGGTAAAATTCCCTCATGATGATCCTTTGGTAATTACGccagtgattggaaactcgtctGTAAAAAGAGTCCTCgttgataatggagcctcggtggatatcttgttctatGACGCATATGAAAAGATGGGGTATTCTGATACTCAACTGACACCCTCAGATATGCCcatatatggcttcaacaatgGAGAAACAAAAATCGAAGGCATGATCCAGCTTCCTGTAACTATGGGCACCGAGCCTAGACAGGCCACGTGTATGCTGAATTTCTTGGTTGTTAAGGCCTCGTCAACCTATAACGCTAACCTTGGAAGGACTGGGATACACACTTTCaaagcaattccatccacctaCCACATGAAGATTAAATTCCCAACCAGGAATGGGATCGGAGAAGAATTGGGGGATCAGAAAATGGCTCGAAGTTGTTATGTCGGAGCCCTGAAATCCGGAGGAACTGGGGGGCAAGTGCTACCCATAGAGGACCTTGATGTTCGAGAGGAGGAAGAAAGAAGAGACAAGCCTGCCGAGGACTTGATTCCAATTCCATTATATATTGAGGAACCCGAAAAGGTCACCTATGTTGGAGCATTACTCCAGGAAGACTTGAAGCAAGAACTAGTGAAATTTTTGAGGAACAATCGTGATGTTTTTTCTTGGACAGCGGCCGACATGCCAGGTATCGATCCCTTGTTTATGACCCATAAGTTGAATGTGAACCCCGAGAGGAAACCAATTAAGCAAAAGAAGAGGAACTTCGTCCCCGAAAGGCAggaagccattaaacaggaggttGACAAGTTGTTGGAAGCAGGGTTTATCGAGGAGATTCAGTTTCCATAA
- the LOC108206404 gene encoding uncharacterized protein LOC108206404, which yields MDSCLLFGHKIWMEEDSAWTLMRERKRWKEKKHDLSGFANHSTIFQVAVSCSDWEYMACCMIFTQGPSITGSATATTYMSRVDASYSNFILVHSNPDIRMTGMLILQSSQADIREVNQRP from the exons ATGGATAGTTGCTTATTGTTTGGTCACAAGATCTGGATGGAAGAGGACAGTGCTTGGACCTTAATGAGAgaaagaaaaagatggaaggaGAAGAAACATGATCTCTCTGGCTTTGCAAATCATTCTACAATATTTCAG GTTGCTGTGAGTTGTAGTGATTGGGAATACATGGCTTGCTGTATGATATTCACACAAG GTCCTTCCATTACCGGAAGTGCTACAGCTACAACATACATGTCAAGAGTTGATGCAAGTTACTCAAATTTCATCTTAGTGCATTCGAATCCCGACATTCGAATGACAG GCATGCTGATCTTGCAGAGTAGCCAGGCAGACATCAGGGAAGTAAACCAGCGGCCATGA
- the LOC135150129 gene encoding uncharacterized protein LOC135150129, with protein MTTMRDQFRAYKACIKREHYSKYGTDEERLENRPRDVPLKDFKMLVIYWADEKIKDKAIKNIRARSFVSETHTVGPRSFAQVCHKMEIAREQAAKPDEPAPPISDADIYVKTRKRDSAREYKLPTDAVEKKIENVEKLLKTGTVEDANKLVYGDKKHSRSYLLGRLIQRREAKGKSVTHSEATISDQVLASLTEKIREQLAQEMEEKMDQKVRENVKAMVSKLAEKNPDLKIDIQDLSVEPTYDASASGANTTTTDTT; from the exons ATGACAACGATGCGTGATCAGTTTAGGGCATACAAGGCTTGCATCAAGAGGGAACATTATAGTAAGTATGGTACTGATGAGGAGAGGCTCGAGAACAGGCCGAGGGATGTCCCTTTGAAAGATTTTAAAATGCTTGTAATTTATTGGGCTGATGAAAAAATAAAG GACAAGGCGATAAAAAATATAAGGGCTCGAAGCTTTGTAAGTGAAACACATACCGTCGGGCCTAGGAGTTTCGCCCAAGTCTGCCACAAAATG GAAATTGCTAGGGAACAGGCGGCTAAACCGGATGAACCAGCACCACCAATATCAGATGCTGACATTTATGTGAAAACACGCAAAAGAGACTCTGCACGAGAGTATAAGCTACCTACTGATGCGGTTGAAAAAAAGATT GAAAATGTTGAAAAACTTCTTAAAACGGGAACCGTTGAGGATGCTAACAAACTTGTATATGGTGACAAGAAACACAGCCGCTCGTACCTACTAGGTAGACTTATTCAGAGAAGGGAAGCAAAGGGGAAATCTGTGACACACAGTGAGGCTACTATCTCTGATCAGGTGTTGGCCAGTTTGACAGAAAAGATCCGAGAACAACTTGCTCAAGAGATGGAAGAAAAAATGGATCAGAAGGTTCGGGAGAATGTCAAGGCAATGGTGTCCAAGTTGGCAGAAAAGAATCCAGACCTCAAGATTGATATTCAAGACCTCAGTGTCGAGCCGACGTATGATGCCTCTGCAAGTGGAGCGAACACAACCACCACGGACACTACTTGA
- the LOC135150469 gene encoding uncharacterized protein LOC135150469, producing MSHKGQVWINLPRFTEEYSKGVGNFVKNAMVKYAVDDELKCPCSRCKSKHWWGPEDVYNHLICKGPSLEIADWVYDVSNMNGGSSLVDSEANMGFDDDLEGMLNITYANRGPNADARKFYRLVEDGKKPLYPGSKKHSRLSFLVRIYHWKCLSGVTESGFSGLLEILKEAFPEIEVPSSFFAAKKVIRDLGLDYEKIHACPNDCMIYWGKNKDLVSCTSCGVSRWSDKQEENKKNKIPAKVMRYFPLKPRLQRLYMCEEISKLMLWHAVDRKKDGKLRHPADGISWKTMDAKYPMFSSENRNVRLGLASDGFNPFRTMSLSHSTWPIILVNYNLPPWLNMKPENLILSTLIPGPNDPGNNIDVYMQPLIEELKELWDVGVETYDASRNQNFMLRASVLWTISDFPGYGMLSGWSTKGYLACPICSYETSSMYLKNSRKMCYMNHRRFLDSNHKWRSDKRRFNGQVEVGQAPPVISGSMIKKLLAGYQNKFGKVHGKRKVSCDVNPWNKKSIFFDLPYWSENSIRHNLDVMHIEKNLCDSILGTLLNIPGKTKDHLNARLDLQELGIRKVLHPITSTDGKHLEIRAANFDMTNKEKDIFCSVFENAKFPYGFASNISKCVQDRKIVGYKSHDAHIIMQYLLEIAVKKALKPEVAVPLIRLGEFLRKICSKVIEVEDIKKLQQDII from the coding sequence ATGAGTCATAAAGGCCAAGTATGGATAAATCTTCCACGGTTCACTGAAGAGTATAGTAAAGGGGTCggaaattttgtcaaaaatgCCATGGTTAAGTATGCAGTCGACGATGAATTAAAGTGTCCATGTAGTAGATGCAAGAGTAAGCACTGGTGGGGTCCTGAAGACGTCTATAATCACCTTATCTGCAAAGGTCCTTCACTGGAGATTGCAGATTGGGTGTATGATGTCTCAAATATGAATGGTGGTAGTAGTTTGGTGGATTCTGAAGCAAATATGGGGTTTGACGATGATTTGGAAGGGATGTTGAATATTACTTATGCCAACAGGGGACCGAATGCAGATGCAAGGAAATTCTATCGCCTAGTTGAAGATGGCAAAAAGCCCTTGTATCCCGGTTCCAAAAAACATTCTCGGCTAAGTTTTTTGGTTAGGATTTACCACTGGAAATGTCTTAGTGGAGTAACAGAGTCTGGTTTTAGTGGattattagaaatattaaaAGAGGCATTTCCTGAAATTGAGGTACCTAGTTCTTTTTTTGCTGCTAAGAAAGTTATTAGGGATTTAGGTCTAGACTACGAGAAAATACATGCATGTCCAAATGACTGCATGATTTACTGGGGTAAAAATAAGGATTTAGTTTCTTGTACAAGCTGTGGTGTCTCAAGGTGGAGTGATAAgcaagaagaaaataaaaagaacaaaatTCCAGCAAAAGTTATGAGATATTTTCCTTTAAAACCAAGGCTGCAGCGACTGTACATGTGTGAAGAAATCTCAAAGCTAATGTTGTGGCATGCAGTAGATCGAAAGAAAGACGGAAAATTGCGGCATCCGGCAGATGGTATATCTTGGAAGACGATGGATGCTAAATATCCAATGTTTTCATCCGAAAATCGTAATGTCAGATTAGGTTTAGCTTCCGACGGGTTCAATCCCTTTCGTACAATGAGCCTTAGTCATAGCACGTGGCCAATTATCCTAGTCAACTATAACCTGCCTCCATGGCTCAACATGAAACCTGAAAATCTAATTTTGTCCACACTTATACCAGGTCCCAATGATCCCGGAAATAATATTGATGTTTATATGCAACCTCTGATTGAGGAGTTGAAAGAGTTATGGGATGTAGGTGTAGAAACTTACGACGCTTCGAGGAATCAGAATTTTATGCTAAGGGCATCAGTTTTGTGGACGATCAGCGATTTTCCCGGTTATGGCATGTTGTCAGGTTGGAGTACCAAGGGGTACCTTGCATGTCCTATCTGTAGTTACGAGACATCGTCGATGTATTTGAAGAATAGCAGAAAAATGTGCTATATGAATCATCGACGATTCTTGGATTCAAATCATAAATGGAGGTCAGACAAAAGGCGGTTTAATGGTCAAGTTGAGGTTGGCCAAGCCCCACCAGTTATATCAGGAAGCATGATCAAGAAGTTGTTGGCAGGTTATCAGAATAAATTCGGTAAAGTGCACGGGAAACGGAAAGTCAGCTGCGATGTCAATCCTTGGAACAAGAAGTCAATCTTTTTTGACTTACCATATTGGAGTGAAAATTCAATAAGGCATAACCTTGATGTTATGCATATTGAAAAGAATCTATGTGATAGTATTTTAGGTACATTGTTAAATATTCCTGGTAAAACTAAAGATCATTTAAATGCACGATTAGATTTGCAAGAACTCGGAATTAGAAAGGTCCTTCATCCTATCACCTCTACTGATGGAAAGCATCTCGAGATCAGGGCAGCAAATTTTGACATGACAAACAAAGAGAAGGATATATTTTGTTCAGTATTTGAAAATGCAAAGTTTCCGTACGGGTTTGCTTCTAATATTAGCAAATGTGTCCAAGATAGAAAGATTGTCGGGTACAAGAGTCACGATGCACATATTATTATGCAATACTTACTAGAAATTGCTGTTAAAAAGGCACTGAAGCCCGAGGTTGCAGTTCCGTTAATTAGACTCGGTGAATTTCTTCGGAAAATATGTTCCAAGGTAATTGAGGTGGAGGATATAAAGAAACTTCAGCaggatattatttaa
- the LOC135150468 gene encoding uncharacterized protein LOC135150468 — MVKKANGKWRMCVDFTDLNDAFPKDCFPLPRIDTLIDATAGHEMLSFMDGFSGYNQIRMDKDDVPKVSFITDFGVFCYLVMAFGLKNAGATYQRLANKMFKHLIGKTMEVYVDDMLVKSLNKADHLEHLKEAFEVLRTHKMMLSPTKCAFGVGSEKFLGLMVSERGIEANPDKIKAILDMKPPKNVRDVHKLTGRIAALGRFVSKSGDKCLPFFKALKKVKNFEWTDESQVAFEELKKYMAEPPLISKPIDGEILYVYLVVSQQALSAVLVREELKVQKPVYYVSKVLHGAELNYSVIEKFALAMITASRMLRPYFQSHKIEVLTDQPLPNVIHSPKASGRLIKWAIELGEFDIRYKPRTAIKAQALADFLVECTISNGEVGGQEDKVEDKVEEPKEPKEYWLLFFDGASKTKGSGAGLVLQSPDGFIVEYAIKLDFRTTNNEAEYEALIAGLGLARTLRVRNLKVCGDSKLVVFQVTGEFEAREDTMLRYLRIVKTQMALFEECIVEYVPREENTKADALSQFASSDDEICSGSVYYQVMRTPSIEAKLVAPIDTGATWMDEIKLYLENGHLPPNADEARKLQVRALKYVLIEGILYRKSFVIPYLRCLRTDEAREALREVHEGVCGQHLGGRALAHKVTRLGFYWPDMLKHAQDYVKKCDRCQRFAPIVRQPLEMLTSINTPIPFAMWGMDILGPFPLASAQRKFLYRIPRIVVTDNGTQFNNAEFKSYCEDYSIELRFTSIAHPQANGQAEVANRIMLDGLKKRVEKAQGLWADELLSILWAYRTTCKVSTRATPFQLAYGAEAVVPLEITHTSSMVQHYEPETNEEGMRLALDMIDEIRDEAHAKIVENQKRASYYYNLRVKERYFRERDLVLRKVEASGVGPKGKMAPNWEGLYQVKVVTGHGSYKLQILEGIEVPRSWHATNLKIYYI, encoded by the exons atggtcaagaaagctaatggaaagtggaggatgtgtgtggACTTCACCGACCTAAACGACGCTTTCCCAaaggattgtttccctcttccGAGGATAGATACACTAATAGACGCCACTGCTGGTCATGAGATGCTAAGCTTTATGGACGGCTTCAgtggatataatcagatccggatggacaaggacgaCGTACCCAAGGTATCATTCATtactgactttggtgtattctgttatttggttatggcgtttggacttaagaatgcagggGCCACATACCAACGTCTggcaaacaagatgtttaaacatctaaTAGGTAAGACTATGGAAgtgtatgttgatgatatgttggtgaaaagcttgaataaagcggatcaccttgaacactTGAAAGAGGCTTTTGAAGTCCTAAGGACGCACAAGATGATGTTAAGCCCGaccaagtgtgcctttggggttGGTTCCGAGAAGTTCCTGGGTCTAATGGTCTCCGAGCGCGGTATTGAGGCCAACCCTGACAAAATAAAAGCTATCCTCGACATGAAACCACCCAAGAATGTAAGGGATGTACACAAGTTAACAGGAAGGATTGCAGCCTTGGGAAGATTTGTATCCAAGTCGGGGGACAAGTGCTTACCTTTCTTCAAAgcattaaagaaggttaagaacTTCGAATGGACAGACGAGAGCCAAGTAGCCTTTGAAGAACTGAAAAAGTACATGGCGGAGCCACCTCTCATATCGAAGCCTATCGATGGTGAGATCTTGTATGTATACTTGGTTGTTTCGCAACAAGCACTGAGCGCTGTGTTAGTTCGAGAGGAGTTGAAAGTTCAGAAACCGgtgtactatgtgagcaaggttctgcatggagcggagctcaattactcggtgatcgaaaagtttgctttggccatgattacggcctcaAGAATGTTGAGACCATATTTTCAGTCTCATAAAATagaagtcttgacagaccaacctctTCCTAACGTTATacatagcccgaaggctagtggaagattaaTCAAATGGGCAATTGAGCTCGGGGAGTTTGATATCCGATACAAGCCACGAACAGCGATTAAGGCTCAAGCTTTAGCTGACTTCCTCGTTGAATGTACCATTAGCAATGGGGAAGTCGGGGGACAGGAGGACAAGGTTGAAGACAAGGTTGAAGAACCCAAGGAACCTAAAGAATATtggttactattttttgacggggcttcaaaaacaaaaggtagtggtgcaggacttgtgctccaaagccctgatggctttattgtggaatatgctattaagTTAGACTTCCGAACTACTAACAACGAAGCTGAATATGAGGCGTTGATAGCAGGGCTTGGTCTAGCCAGAACCCTGAGGGTAAGGAACTTAAAAGTTTGTGGTGACTCGAAGCTCGTAGTCTTCCAAGTAACTGGTGAATTTGAAGCTCGGGAAGACACAATGCTTAGAtatctaaggattgtaaagacccaAATGGCACTATTTGAAGAATGTATAGTAGAGTATGTGCCAAGGGAAGAGAACACTAAGGCTGATGCCTTGTCACAATTTGCATCTTCTGATGATGAGATATGCTCAGGAagcgtttattatcaggttatgagaaccccaagcatcgaagcaaagttagttgcTCCAATTGACACAGGAGCCACCTGGATGGATGAGATCAAGTTGTATCTAGAAAATGGTCATCTGCCACCCAATGCCGATGAAGCGCGAAAGTTACAGGTAAGGGCCCTCAAgtatgtactcattgagggAATCCTATACAGGAAGTCGTTTGTTATCCCTTACTTAAGATGTTTAAGGACGGATGAAGCTCGGGAAGcccttagagaagttcatgaaggtgtatgtggccaacaccttggAGGAAGGGCGCTAGCTCATAAAGTCACCCGTCTTGGATTTTATTGGCCGGATATGCTTAAGCATGCCCAAGATTATGTAAAGAAGTGTGATCGCTGCCAAAGGTTCGCACCAATAGTGCGACAACCCCTTGAGATGTTGACATCCATTAATACCCCTATCCCTTTTGCCATGTGGGGAATGGATATTCTTGGACCATTCCCACTTGCTAGTGCACAAAGGAAGTTCTT ATACAGAATACCACGAATCGTGGTGACAGACAATGGGACCCAGTTCAACAATGCTGAGTTTAAGAGTTATTGTGAAgattactcgattgagttacgATTTACCTCGAttgcccatcctcaagctaatggacagGCCGAGGTAGCTAACAGAATAATGCTTGATGGACTGAAAAAGAGAGTTGAGAAAGCCCAGGGGTTATGGGCCGATGAATTGCTATCTATACTTTGGGCGTATCGAACAACTTGTAAAGTCTCTACTAGAGCAACCCCTTTCCAGTTAGCTTATGGAGCTGAGGCAGTTGTGCCCCTTGAAATCACCCACACTTCCTCGATGGTCCAGCATTATGAGCCAGAAACCAATGAAGAAGGCATGAGACTTGCACTCGATATGATTGATGAAATTCGTGAtgaagctcatgctaagattgtggaaaaccagaagCGAGCTTCCTACTACTACAACCTACGGGTTAAAGAACGATACTTTCGAGAAAGAGATCTAGTACTTAGAAAGGTTGAAGCTTCTGGAGTAGGCCCCAAgggcaagatggctccaaacTGGGAAGGCCTTTATCAAGTCAAAGTTGTTACAGGCCATGGCTCGTATAAGCTTCAGATCCTTGAAGGAATCGAAGTCCCTAGGAGTTGGCATGCGAccaacttaaaaatatattatatttga
- the LOC135150128 gene encoding uncharacterized protein LOC135150128 yields the protein MACNGMSFRLHHKGYFTKDKYVGGEEVIYDVHDLDLFSYSVLMEWVLEIGYKEIGGVYMRAEEKNKWALLCNDADINEVILTTDSSSLDLYIDCDVDSSVKPVKQMQPHVIVRPKTCPVKAMQRIPKKRQFVTIKEINQEKERRLNKSRKEKQISSTSVIPTKKAGEDLKSTEREDAISTEREGGLMGLDEYMKRFEILPVHEDLVEGAGEVHEGEVNEYEMRRIRNIEENEKIFEELGLKRRTRNSVQLLNEDKPNNVLSDEDGSEYMCPENDQEQQSDHEEDIVASKAKKKAKKVVVQTDGPRTRSRASKMPKPCDKEVKRVEVQTDHQGNDESNNVPTVEKLKLLKSSAPGSMEKYLELREQEKQAAILQSQSQPENQESQPESDAPTEVEKRKRGKSKLGHVHTRGEKKEIKLSDLGQPISDDDDHLLSEFSNFLGTTVREFVSLTCRSWSEVLKKTSYGSM from the exons ATGGCATGTAATGGTATGAGTTTCCGGCTGCATCACAAGGGGTATTTCACCAAAGACAAGTATGTTGGAGGGGAGGAAGTAATTTACGATGTCCATGATCTTGATCTGTTTTCATATTCTGTACTGATGGAGTGGGTGCTAGAGATAGGCTATAAAGAGATTGGTGGGGTTTATATGAGAGCAGAGGAAAAAAATAAGTGGGCATTATTGTGTAATGATGCGGATATAAATGAGGTTATTCTCACGACTGATTCTTCTTCTTTGGACTTGTATATTGACTGTGATGTTGATAGCAGTGTCAAGCCGGTGAAGCAAATGCAACCTCATGTTATTGTAAGGCCAAAAACATGCCCTGTTAAGGCTATGCAGAGGATTCCTAAAAAGCGTCAATTTGTGACTATAAAGGAAATCAATCAGGAGAAGGAACGAAGGTTGAACAAGTCTCGGAAGGAAAAACAAATAAGTTCTACTTCTGTAATTCCAACAAAAAAGGCTGGTGAAGATTTGAAGTCAACAGAGCGGGAAGATGCAATTTCAACAGAGCGGGAAGGTGGACTGATGGGATTGGATGAATATATGAAAAGATTTGAGATTCTTCCGGTACATGAGGATTTGGTGGAAGGAGCTGGGGAAGTCCATGAAGGTGAAGTGAATGAGTATGAAATGCGTCGAATTAGAAACATTGAGGAAAACGAGAAAATTTTTGAGGAACTTGGTTTAAAGCGGAGGACTAGGAATTCTGTCCAACTACTGAATGAAGACAAACCCAATAATGTGTTGAGTGATGAAGATGGAAGTGAATATATGTGCCCTGAAAATGACCAAGAGCAACAGAGTGATCATGAAGAGGATATAGTTGCGTCAAAg GCAAAGAAAAAGGCCAAGAAAGTTGTGGTTCAAACTGATGGGCCCAGAACTCGTTCCAGAGCATCTAAAATGCCTAAGCCATGTGACAAGGAAGTGAAAAGAGTTGAGGTTCAGACTGATCATCAG GGAAATGATGAATCAAATAATGTTCCTACTGTGGAGAAGCTCAAGCTGCTAAAAAGTAGTGCTCCTGGTTCAATGGAGAAATATTTGGAGTTACGTGAGCAAGAAAAGCAGGCTGCGATCCTGCAGTCCCAATCCCAACCAGAAAATCAAGAGTCCCAACCAGAAAGTG ATGCACCAACTGAAGTAGAGAAGAGAAAGAGAGGAAAATCCAAACTAGGTCATGTCCATACGCGAGGTGAGAAGAAGGAGATCAAGCTGTCGGATCTAGGCCAACCTATATCAGATGATGACGATCATTTGCTATCTGAGTTCAGCAATTTCTTAGGAACAACGGTAAGGGAGTTTGTTTCTCTAACATGTCGTAGTTGGAGTGAAGTCCTGAAAAAGACATCCTATGGCAGTATGTGA